The genome window GAGACGTTGCACAATAGTTGAGAGCTCACGTTCCAGATCACTTTTAAGGATTACATCGTTGTTGACGAGCGCGATAATGCGGTCAATGCTGGTGATCGAGGCCGCATTTGCAGCCATGGAAAAAAGCAGAGCTAGAGATAGAAAGAGTTTTGTCATCGCTTTAATCTTCCGGGTTGTATCCCTTGATGCTCTCAGAGAGCAGCTTGTTTAGTGGTTTGCGTTTACCGAGGTTTCCAAGCCCCTTTAGCTCCAGAGTCAGGAACCATTTTATATCGAATTTGTTGCGATCGGCACCGTTAAAGGTCTCGGTTCCATCAAAGTAGCGGTTACGGGTGAAACGCATGGCCCAACAGCAGGTGTCATAGCTGATTCCTGCCAGCTCATCGAGGGTGTGGGAATTTGGATCCATTAGTTCGTAGTTGTAACGTCCCAGCAGGTTCCAGCTCCCACCCCAGAGTGAGCCTACTCTCCATGCGGCGGAGAGATCATACTGTCTCTTGTCGTCACGGGAGTAGCTGTGGCCAATATTAAAAATATGGTTGCTGTCAGGTTGGTATTGGTAGTTTGCAGTTACAACATCATCCTGGCCATCGTATGGGTCGAGGCTGAGCTCCAGATCGGTATGGTGAGAACCAAAATCGGTATCCAGTTTGCCGACAATATTAGATGCGCTCTTTTCTGCCGAGATAAAGTTTATGGCCTGCTCAATGGAGGCGGTCAATATCTTCTCATCGCTATCCTGGTTAGTAAATGTTGTAGATAGTTTGGCGTTAAGTTGTTTGGTGTGTGTTGCCTTGTCACTACCAACAAAAGTTGTTTTTAACAGCTCGCTCTCCTCGGCACTTATGGAGGTGCTGTCAAAATCGGAGAGCTCTGAGGTTAGATCGGTATCCCTGCCATCCGGAATATAGGTGTAGGTCAGGGTTGGGGTAAGCTCCTGTAGATAGTTTGTGGTCTCACGCTCAAAGAAGATCCCGCTCTCCAGTTTGTAGGTAGGGATAGTGCGCTTCGGACTCTTGTCGACACTGCTGTTGAGATCATAGCGGCTATGGGCAACTGAGATGGATGGGGTCAGATAGGCAGAGTCGTTGAGGAAGTTGTATTTGTAGTTGACCCCGGGGGTGACAGATAGACGATTACCGGTAATCTTGGTGTCATGGCTAAAATGGGTAAACTGACTTGCTACGCTATAGTTGAGTTGGTCGTCATTACTCTCACTGGACCATGCGAGGTCTAGCTGTGGGAGTTTACGATATGGCTCGTTGTCTCCCGTTATATCTACAACACTCCAGGTCCCTGAGTTTGCGCTACAGGTTCGCTCTGATGTGTAGCTGGTGTTTTCAGTGCCGCTGATTGTACATTTACCACGCTTTCCGATTGTGTAGTGGTCAGAGAAGAGAAGGCCAGCACTCCAGCGCTCACCACTGTAGTTAATCTTTGCAGTCTGCTCCAGGGTGTCGCTGCTGGCAAGACCAAGAGTGTTGCCAAAATCACCAAGGTAGTTTCTGTCGGAGAGTGATGCGTAGTCAATCTCATACTTCAGGGGCTCTGCTAGTCCGCTCTGATAATCTCCCTTGTGGGCAAATTTGAGTTGCCAGCGGTCATCCTTGTAGAGGTCATCACTGGGGAGGAATCCTGCATCCAGCTCTCCATCGCTGGCACTATTGAGATAGCGGTAGTTGCCATCGAGTAGAAGCCCGCGTTTTGCGATCAGCCGCGGGGTGATGGTTGCATCCCGATTAGGGGCTATATTCCAGTAGTAGGGGATGCTGAGCAGTCCGCCACCGGCCTTTTCATAGCCCCAGCTGGGAAAGAGAAACCCTGACTTTCTACGCTCATCCATGGCAAAGGTCCATGACGGGGTATACATGATTGGTACACCCTGAAAGCGAACTACGGCATTTTTTGCAGTTCCCCAACCCTCAAGATCATCCATTCTGATCTCTTCAGCCTCCATCTCCCAGCTTTTATTATCTGGATCACAGGTGGTATAGGTGGCATTGCTGTAACGGTTGACGTAGCTCCCCAGTTTTTCGGCAAGTTCCGCCTCTCCACTGGAGTGATTATTGTCTATTTTGTATCTGGCGTTGTGGATGACACCACTGTCAGTTTTCTGATTAAAGAGTCCACTATCACCAGCCAGCTCTGATCCGGTCTCTCGGTAAACCAGATTCCCCTCCGCCTTAAAAATGCCACTATCACGATTGTAGTCAACCTGGTCAGCTGTTAGTGACTGATCCGCACGATTCATAACAACATCACCACTGTAGTGGAAGAGGTTGCGTTCACGGATCTCCATCTCATCAGCACTGATGATTGTTGCCTCACCACCGCGATCTGAAGGTATGACAGGCACACTGTTCGAGGCGGTCTGGAGAGGACACCGCTCTCTGTTGGCAGCTCTGTTTTCGGTTGCTGCTGTTGGCTTGGGAGAGGGTGTTATAGATGATGGTGTTGCAGATGATGGTTTAACGATGGTTGCTACAGGTTTTTGAGTCTTGGGTAAAACACTCTGTTTTGTTGCTGGTATCTGGGTTTGGAGGGTTGGCTGGATGGCAGATAGCGGTGTGGCCTCAGAGATGGAGAGCCCGCTTTTGGCTCCACAGAGCCAGCCACCATCACTGCCAACTACACAACGAAAGGGGACATCCGCATAAGCCTGGACAGAAATTGCACAGGCCAGTGTGGATAGAAGATATCCTGTTTTTGTGCGGAGCAGTTGGTTCACGAGGCTGTGTTGATAATCTATCTATTAATGGTGTCAGTCAGGAGCAACAATCCAGGCTCCTGGCGACTGATTATACATGTCACGCCATCTAAAGAGTACAATTCGGTTTATCAAAAATAGAGGAGTTGTTGAGTAATGGATCAACGGTTGGAGCAGCTGAAACAGTTGGTTGGCAGCCAGTTGGGTGGGTTGGAGTTTTCCATCTCCCCAGCATCTGCCGATGCCAGCTTTCGCCGTTATTTCCGGGCAAGTTATCTGGATGGTGGGGTGGAGCAGACGCTGATTGTGATGGATGCTCCTCCAGAAAAAGAGGATTCTGCCACGTTTGTATCCATTGCAAGAACACTGCGTAACTGTGGGGTGCATGCACCAGAGATTGTGGCGGTGGGTTTGAAGAGAGGGTTTATGCTGTTGTCCGATCTTGGATCAACCCAATATCTGGACAGACTCACCAAAGATAGATCCGAGCTGCTTTATGGAGATGCCATGGAGGCCTTGTTGACGATACAGCAGCAGTGGCCTGCGAATCACCGCTTGCCTCCTTATGATCGGGCGTTGTTGATGCAGGAGATGGGGATATTTAAGGAGTGGTATCTTGGGGTGCATCGTCAATATCTGCTGAATGAGGATCAGGCTTGGGAGCTGGAAGAGCAGTTCTCGCTGCTGGCAGATTCGGCACTGGAGCAGCCTCAGGTTGCAGTTCACAGAGATTACCATTCACGTAATTTGATGGCACTGCCAACAGACAATCCAGGGGTGATAGATTTTCAGGATGCGGTATGGGGGCCAGTTACCTACGATCTGGTATCTCTGTTGAGGGATTGCTATATAGATTGGCCGCAGGGAGAGGTGGAGAGATGGTCCGGGATCTATTTTCAGCAGTTGGTAGAGAGGCAGATGATCACAGGAGTGGGGCTGGAACAGTTTATGCGCTGGTTTGATTTGATGGGGGTGCAACGTCACCTCAAGGCGATAGGTATATTCTCTCGTCTAAACCACAGGGATGGAAAACCTGGTTATCTTGGTGATATTCCCCGTACCATGAACTACGTAATTGATGTAACTGCAAGGTACCCAGAGCTGGGGCCGCTACATGGTCTGGTGAGAGCTCTGTCATGAAAGCGATGATTCTGGCAGCAGGCAGAGGTAAGCGGATGCGTCCTCTAACAGACAAGATCCCAAAGCCACTACTAAAGGTGAGAGGGAGACCACTTATTGAGTACCACATTGAGGGGCTGGTGGCAGTGGGGGTTAGAGATATTGTGATTAACCACGGTTGGTTGGGAGGCCAGATTCCACAACATCTGGGGGATGGATCGAGATTTGGGGCAGATATCCAATACTCATCCGAACCGCCAGAGGCGCTGGAGACGGGTGGTGGACTTGTTCAGGCACTGCCACTGTTGGGTGGAGAGCCATTTATTGTGGTTAATGGAGATATCTTTACCGACTACGATTTTGGGCAATTAACAGGGCACGAGATGGGTGGTCAGGTATCAGGAGTGCTGGCCCATCTGGTGCTGGTAGATAACCCACCCCACCATGGCAGGGGGGATTTTGTGTTGGAGGATGATAGGGTTACAGGGTATGGTGCCGTGGATGTTGAGCCTCAGCTGACCTATAGTGGAATTGCCATATTTCATCCCCAGCTTTTTGACGGGATCAAGTGTGGGCGTTTTCCTCTGGCACCCATTCTGTTCGATGCGGTAGAGCGCGGAGTAGTATCTGGTGAGCACCATAAGGGCAGATGGTCGGATGTTGGGACACCAGAGAGGCTACATTTGGTGGAATCGGAGTTATAGTCTCTACTATGGGTCAGGAGATAACTACAGACCATTTTCATAAACGGGATTTTCACCGTTTCGAGCAGGCACTGGCAGCAGAGACTGAGTTGCTTGAAGAGTGGTTTTCTGCCTCCCGCTTTCACGGTACAGATCCTGTCGTTGGGTTCGAGCTTGAGGCCTGGCTGGTTGATGGATCTCTCCAGCCATCCCCATCCAACACCACTTTCTTGCACAACCTGGATGACCCATTGGTGGTTCCGGAGCTGGCCAGCTTTAATGTAGAGATAAACGGCACTCCTCAACCACTTAATGGAACCCCTTTTACCAGCCTGGCAGAGGAGCTTAACCAGACCTGGAGCAAGGGAGAGAGCGCCGCAGCAGATATGGGGTTGGGGCTTGCAATGGTAGGAATTTTACCAACTCTGCAGCCCAATCATCTTAATCTTGGAAATATGAGTGAGTTACAGCGTTATCGGGCCTTGAATGAGCAGGTGATGCGTATGCGTGGCGGCAGGCCACTTGAGTTTCAGATCGATGGCAGGGAGCATCTCGCACTTACTCACCATGATGTGATGATGGAGGCAGGGGCAACCTCACTACAGATACA of Candidatus Thiopontia autotrophica contains these proteins:
- a CDS encoding LPS-assembly protein LptD, with translation MNQLLRTKTGYLLSTLACAISVQAYADVPFRCVVGSDGGWLCGAKSGLSISEATPLSAIQPTLQTQIPATKQSVLPKTQKPVATIVKPSSATPSSITPSPKPTAATENRAANRERCPLQTASNSVPVIPSDRGGEATIISADEMEIRERNLFHYSGDVVMNRADQSLTADQVDYNRDSGIFKAEGNLVYRETGSELAGDSGLFNQKTDSGVIHNARYKIDNNHSSGEAELAEKLGSYVNRYSNATYTTCDPDNKSWEMEAEEIRMDDLEGWGTAKNAVVRFQGVPIMYTPSWTFAMDERRKSGFLFPSWGYEKAGGGLLSIPYYWNIAPNRDATITPRLIAKRGLLLDGNYRYLNSASDGELDAGFLPSDDLYKDDRWQLKFAHKGDYQSGLAEPLKYEIDYASLSDRNYLGDFGNTLGLASSDTLEQTAKINYSGERWSAGLLFSDHYTIGKRGKCTISGTENTSYTSERTCSANSGTWSVVDITGDNEPYRKLPQLDLAWSSESNDDQLNYSVASQFTHFSHDTKITGNRLSVTPGVNYKYNFLNDSAYLTPSISVAHSRYDLNSSVDKSPKRTIPTYKLESGIFFERETTNYLQELTPTLTYTYIPDGRDTDLTSELSDFDSTSISAEESELLKTTFVGSDKATHTKQLNAKLSTTFTNQDSDEKILTASIEQAINFISAEKSASNIVGKLDTDFGSHHTDLELSLDPYDGQDDVVTANYQYQPDSNHIFNIGHSYSRDDKRQYDLSAAWRVGSLWGGSWNLLGRYNYELMDPNSHTLDELAGISYDTCCWAMRFTRNRYFDGTETFNGADRNKFDIKWFLTLELKGLGNLGKRKPLNKLLSESIKGYNPED
- a CDS encoding nucleotidyltransferase family protein; the encoded protein is MKAMILAAGRGKRMRPLTDKIPKPLLKVRGRPLIEYHIEGLVAVGVRDIVINHGWLGGQIPQHLGDGSRFGADIQYSSEPPEALETGGGLVQALPLLGGEPFIVVNGDIFTDYDFGQLTGHEMGGQVSGVLAHLVLVDNPPHHGRGDFVLEDDRVTGYGAVDVEPQLTYSGIAIFHPQLFDGIKCGRFPLAPILFDAVERGVVSGEHHKGRWSDVGTPERLHLVESEL
- a CDS encoding phosphotransferase — its product is MDQRLEQLKQLVGSQLGGLEFSISPASADASFRRYFRASYLDGGVEQTLIVMDAPPEKEDSATFVSIARTLRNCGVHAPEIVAVGLKRGFMLLSDLGSTQYLDRLTKDRSELLYGDAMEALLTIQQQWPANHRLPPYDRALLMQEMGIFKEWYLGVHRQYLLNEDQAWELEEQFSLLADSALEQPQVAVHRDYHSRNLMALPTDNPGVIDFQDAVWGPVTYDLVSLLRDCYIDWPQGEVERWSGIYFQQLVERQMITGVGLEQFMRWFDLMGVQRHLKAIGIFSRLNHRDGKPGYLGDIPRTMNYVIDVTARYPELGPLHGLVRALS